One genomic region from Motacilla alba alba isolate MOTALB_02 chromosome 5, Motacilla_alba_V1.0_pri, whole genome shotgun sequence encodes:
- the DLK1 gene encoding protein delta homolog 1 has translation MGLRAAGILGCCCLLPLVLPAAPGVNCKAGCHPENGFCEFPSECRCQPGWQGALCNQCVPFPGCLHGSCAKPWQCICEEGWVGSLCDIDIHPCSAKPCTNNSTCIETGDGGYICLCAQGFTGKNCHLKKGPCIINGSPCQNGGTCIDDNGFAPHASCLCPSGFAGNFCEIDRDDCESSPCENGGTCTDVGVGFSCSCPHGYTGKLCSSRVAFCASGPCENGGTCSEHPQGGFECICTPEFVGVTCKHPSKNTSLSGMNMETKHMQNYKPPSKAHHRSVHQQQEILKITVKETIQNADPLLSRSQVICFVVLGLLTCLVVLGTTGIVFFSKCEMWLANAKYSHLLRKKKNFFLKSNNGENLSVNIIFPEKIKLTNYTKNYTAI, from the exons atGGGGCTGCGCGCCGCCGGCATCCtcggctgctgctgcctgctgcccctCGTGCTCCCCGCAGCCCCAG GCGTGAACTGTAAAGCTGGCTGCCATCCAGAGAATGGATTCTGTGAATTTCCCAGTGAATGCAG GTGTCAACCTGGTTGGCAGGGTGCACTTTGTAATCAGTGTGTCCCTTTCCCTGGGTGCTTGCACGGCAGCTGTGCCAAGCCCTGGCAGTGCATCTGTGAGGAGGGCTGGGTTGGCAGCCTCTGTGACATAG atattCACCCATGTTCAGCAAAGCCCTGCACCAATAATTCAACGTGTATAGAGACTGGTGATGGAGGATATATTTGTCTGTGTGCTCAGGGATTTACAGGAAAAAACTGCCATCTCAAGAAAGGACCCTGCATTATTAATGG TTCTCCCTGCCAGAATGGAGGAACATGCATTGATGACAATGGTTTTGCACCCCATGCTTCCTGTCTGTGCCCTTCTGGTTTTGCTGGCAACTTCTGTGAAATAGATAGAGACGACTGCGAATCCAGCCCGTGTGAGAATGGAGGAACATGCACAGATGTTGGTGTGGGTTTCAGCTGTTCTTGTCCCCATGGCTATACAGgaaagctctgcagcagccgTGTTGCGTTCTGTGCAAGTGGCCCATGTGAGAATGGAGGGACTTGCAGTGAGCATCCCCAGGGAGGGTTTGAGTGCATCTGTACACCAGAATTTGTTGGCGTGACCTGCAAACACCCCAGCAAAAACACAAGCCTCTCTGGAATGAATATGGAGACAAAGCATATGCAGAATTACAAGCCACCCTCAAAAGCTCACCATAGATCAGTGCATCAACAACAAGAAATCCTGAAAATAACAGTGAAAGAAACAATTCAAAATGCAGATCCCTTACTGAGTAGAAGCCAGGTGATATGTTTTGTTGTGCTGGGCTTGCTTACGTGTCTTGTTGTCTTGGGTACAActgggattgtttttttttcaaaatgtgaaatgtGGCTCGCTAATGCCAAATACAGCCATCTCCTGCGCaagaaaaagaacttttttctgAAGTCTAACAATGGGGAAAACCTCTCAGTTAATATTATCTTCCCAGAGAAGATCAAATTGACTAATTACACTAAGAACTACACTGCCATCTAG